The following proteins are co-located in the Thermodesulfobacteriota bacterium genome:
- the rimM gene encoding ribosome maturation factor RimM (Essential for efficient processing of 16S rRNA) codes for MGLINYGRITRPHGLKGEVVLIPFSRRPDNLPGINYIYIDREDSGEPDRLTVSGCRLHKGAAIVKLEGVDSIDDAEGLRGSEVLVDTDELEGLEEDEYYWFELIGLDVYTEDGGFIGKVEDLIDRAHQSVLVVRDGEAEALIPLAEPIIKEIDLENSKIVITPVEGLLGQT; via the coding sequence ATGGGGCTAATCAATTACGGGAGAATAACCAGGCCGCACGGGTTAAAGGGAGAGGTGGTGCTGATACCTTTCAGCCGGCGGCCGGACAACCTTCCCGGAATCAATTATATTTACATAGACAGGGAAGATTCGGGGGAGCCGGACAGGCTTACGGTAAGCGGCTGCAGGCTCCATAAGGGCGCCGCGATAGTAAAGCTCGAGGGCGTGGATTCGATAGACGACGCCGAGGGGCTCAGGGGCTCAGAAGTCCTCGTCGATACGGACGAGCTCGAAGGGCTCGAAGAGGACGAGTATTACTGGTTCGAGCTCATCGGACTCGACGTTTACACCGAGGACGGAGGCTTTATCGGCAAGGTAGAGGACCTCATCGACAGGGCGCATCAGAGCGTCCTCGTCGTAAGGGACGGAGAGGCCGAGGCACTGATACCCCTTGCGGAGCCCATAATAAAGGAAATCGATCTCGAAAACTCCAAAATCGTGATAACGCCTGTGGAAGGCCTCCTCGGACAAACATAA
- a CDS encoding KH domain-containing protein encodes MEKLNELVSYIAKSLVDNPDKVEVREVAGEQTAVLELKVAPEDLGKIIGKQGKTAKAIRTILGAAAAKMKRRAVLEILE; translated from the coding sequence ATGGAAAAGCTCAACGAGCTCGTTTCGTATATAGCTAAGTCTCTTGTTGACAACCCGGATAAAGTCGAGGTAAGAGAGGTTGCAGGTGAGCAGACGGCCGTACTCGAATTGAAAGTAGCGCCTGAGGACTTGGGGAAGATAATTGGCAAACAGGGGAAAACAGCCAAGGCCATTAGGACGATTCTCGGAGCCGCCGCCGCGAAGATGAAGCGCCGCGCGGTCCTGGAAATACTGGAATAA
- the rpsP gene encoding 30S ribosomal protein S16, protein MLVKIRLVRIGSKKKPFYRIVAADSRSPRNGKFLEILGTYDPRKKPHVLDVKTDRVQDWVSKGAQTSERVGKLISTLNA, encoded by the coding sequence ATTTTGGTTAAAATAAGACTCGTTAGAATCGGCTCGAAAAAGAAGCCTTTTTACAGGATTGTCGCTGCGGATTCCCGCTCCCCGCGTAACGGCAAATTTCTTGAAATACTCGGGACTTACGATCCCAGGAAGAAGCCGCACGTTCTCGACGTGAAAACCGACAGGGTGCAGGACTGGGTCAGCAAGGGCGCACAGACTTCCGAGAGGGTCGGCAAGCTGATATCTACGCTTAACGCTTAA
- the ffh gene encoding signal recognition particle protein, with the protein MFEGISEKLNNTLKRVRGYGKLSESNIQDALREVRLSLLEADVNFKVVREFVDSVKTRALGQEVMSSLSPGQQFVKIVHEELKEVLGKESEGLDLKAAPPVAIMLVGLQGSGKTTTSSKLARYLKDTLKRNPYLVPADVYRPAAIDQLKVLAKQVGVGIYDTQPGEDPVDISVKAMNEARLGGYDTVIIDTAGRLHIDEELMEELKNIKAEVNPQEVLLVADAMTGQDAVNVSTSFNEALDIDGIVLTKMDGDARGGAALSIKAVTGKPIKFFGTGEKLEALEVFHPDRIASRILGMGDVLTFIEKAQAAFEDKQAEEMAKKLLKKEFSLADFREAMLAMRKLGSLDSMTQMIPGMKQIAKDPKAIETAEKEIKKTIAIIDSMTPGERLNHTIINGGRRKRIARGSGTRVEDINRMIKNYMQMKNMMKNMGKMGKVAKRMMKYM; encoded by the coding sequence ATGTTCGAAGGAATATCGGAAAAACTTAACAATACTTTAAAGCGCGTAAGGGGCTACGGCAAGCTCAGTGAGAGCAACATACAGGACGCTCTCCGCGAGGTGCGCCTGAGCCTTCTCGAAGCCGACGTCAACTTCAAGGTGGTAAGGGAGTTCGTCGATTCCGTAAAGACCCGTGCGCTCGGGCAGGAAGTCATGTCGAGCCTGTCCCCGGGGCAGCAGTTCGTCAAGATCGTTCACGAAGAGCTTAAGGAAGTGCTCGGCAAGGAGAGCGAGGGGCTCGACCTCAAGGCGGCCCCGCCCGTCGCCATCATGCTCGTCGGGCTCCAGGGCTCGGGTAAGACGACGACCTCCTCCAAGCTGGCGAGGTATCTGAAGGATACGCTGAAAAGAAACCCCTACCTCGTCCCGGCCGACGTTTACAGGCCGGCGGCTATCGACCAGCTTAAAGTGCTGGCGAAGCAGGTCGGGGTCGGGATTTACGACACGCAGCCCGGCGAAGACCCGGTCGATATAAGCGTGAAGGCAATGAACGAGGCCCGTCTCGGCGGGTACGATACCGTAATCATCGACACCGCCGGCCGGCTCCACATCGACGAAGAGCTGATGGAGGAGCTTAAGAACATAAAAGCCGAGGTCAACCCCCAGGAGGTCCTGCTCGTCGCGGACGCGATGACCGGCCAGGACGCCGTCAACGTTTCGACGAGCTTCAACGAGGCGCTCGACATCGATGGCATCGTCCTCACGAAGATGGACGGCGACGCCAGGGGCGGCGCGGCGTTATCGATAAAAGCCGTTACCGGAAAGCCGATAAAGTTCTTCGGAACGGGCGAAAAGCTCGAAGCCCTCGAAGTATTTCATCCCGACAGGATAGCGTCGCGCATACTCGGGATGGGCGACGTGCTTACGTTCATCGAAAAGGCGCAGGCTGCGTTCGAGGACAAGCAGGCCGAGGAAATGGCGAAAAAGCTCCTCAAGAAGGAGTTTTCGCTCGCCGATTTCAGAGAGGCGATGCTCGCAATGCGTAAGCTCGGCTCGCTCGACAGCATGACCCAGATGATCCCCGGTATGAAGCAGATAGCCAAGGACCCGAAGGCCATAGAGACGGCCGAAAAGGAAATTAAGAAGACGATCGCGATAATCGATTCGATGACCCCGGGCGAAAGGCTCAATCATACGATAATCAACGGCGGCCGCCGGAAAAGGATAGCCCGCGGCAGCGGCACGAGGGTCGAAGACATAAACAGGATGATCAAGAATTACATGCAGATGAAGAACATGATGAAGAACATGGGGAAGATGGGAAAGGTTGCAAAAAGAATGATGAAGTATATGTAA
- a CDS encoding PQQ-dependent sugar dehydrogenase, with the protein METRKGLFLLFAMLLFIAASCGESGGDGDDNDGGGGGDGNAEISLVRVFEDVPLDLPVDFENAGDGTGRIFVVEQRGTVRVIRPGGGSGTFLDLRDKVFHSGESGLLGIAFHPGYGNNGHFYVYYVADGPRRSVVSRFSVSGDPDDADPGSEVVILEIPQPQATNHKAGQLAFGPDGYLYIATGDGGGAGSTSRDRTNLLGSILRIDVDNPDEGLDYGIPDDNPFAGNTQGWREEIYAYGFRNPWRFAFDPLTEALFAGDVGDSSREEIDLVEPGGDYGWDVMEGSLCHNPPTGCDTGGKELPIFEYGPETGRAIIAGLFYRGGDLPGLFGKFVYGDYVSGRVWALEWNGAAVTDNEEVTRFGPSSVTTFGTDEDGEAYVCLIDGSVYRFAPGED; encoded by the coding sequence ATGGAAACGCGGAAAGGTTTATTCCTGTTATTCGCGATGCTTCTTTTCATCGCCGCCTCCTGCGGAGAGAGCGGCGGTGACGGCGATGACAACGATGGCGGCGGGGGTGGGGACGGAAACGCGGAGATAAGCCTCGTAAGGGTGTTCGAGGACGTCCCGCTCGACTTGCCCGTCGATTTCGAGAACGCGGGCGACGGCACGGGGCGGATTTTCGTCGTCGAGCAGAGGGGAACGGTCCGCGTCATCCGGCCCGGCGGCGGAAGCGGGACATTCCTTGACTTACGGGACAAGGTCTTTCATTCGGGCGAAAGCGGCCTTCTTGGGATAGCGTTTCATCCCGGCTACGGGAACAACGGACACTTCTACGTATATTATGTCGCCGACGGGCCGCGAAGGAGCGTAGTTTCACGCTTCAGCGTAAGCGGCGACCCCGACGACGCCGACCCGGGGAGCGAGGTCGTCATCCTGGAGATACCCCAGCCGCAGGCGACCAACCACAAGGCCGGCCAGCTTGCGTTCGGCCCGGACGGATACCTTTACATCGCAACAGGCGACGGCGGCGGGGCCGGCTCGACGAGCCGCGACCGCACGAACTTACTCGGCTCCATACTGAGAATCGACGTCGATAACCCCGACGAAGGCCTCGATTACGGCATACCGGACGATAACCCCTTTGCCGGCAACACGCAGGGCTGGAGAGAAGAGATCTACGCCTATGGCTTCCGGAACCCGTGGAGATTCGCGTTCGACCCACTTACGGAGGCGCTTTTCGCGGGCGACGTCGGCGATTCGTCGAGGGAGGAAATCGACCTCGTCGAGCCCGGCGGGGATTACGGATGGGACGTCATGGAGGGCTCTCTCTGCCACAACCCTCCCACTGGATGCGATACCGGGGGCAAAGAGCTACCGATATTCGAATACGGGCCCGAAACCGGGCGCGCGATCATCGCGGGGCTTTTCTACAGGGGCGGAGACTTGCCCGGGCTCTTCGGGAAGTTCGTCTACGGCGATTATGTCTCGGGCAGGGTATGGGCGCTCGAATGGAACGGGGCCGCTGTGACGGATAACGAAGAGGTAACCCGTTTCGGCCCCTCCTCCGTGACAACTTTCGGGACGGACGAGGATGGAGAGGCCTACGTCTGCCTCATCGACGGGAGCGTGTACAGGTTCGCGCCCGGAGAAGATTGA
- a CDS encoding metal-dependent hydrolase — MTNLNKDTEFTYLGHSTFRIKSPGGKTIIIDPWVHNNPACPESLKNVDELDIMVLTHAHFDHIGDAVPLGQKHNPRVVGIFETCVWLENRGLTNTFAMNKGGTQDMDGIKFTMVHADHSCGILEEDGTISYGGEPVGYIIEFENGFRVYHAGDTAVFSDMKLISEIYKPEVAFLPIGDLYTMSPLEASYACRFLNVKKVVPMHYGTFPSLTGTPDKLRELTKDISGLEIIDIKPGETLS, encoded by the coding sequence ATGACGAATCTCAATAAAGATACGGAATTCACATATCTCGGCCATTCGACGTTCAGGATAAAGAGCCCGGGGGGCAAGACGATAATCATCGACCCCTGGGTGCATAACAACCCGGCATGCCCGGAGAGCCTGAAGAACGTCGACGAGCTCGACATAATGGTCTTGACTCACGCGCATTTCGATCATATAGGCGACGCCGTCCCGCTCGGTCAAAAGCACAACCCCAGGGTGGTCGGCATCTTCGAGACGTGCGTCTGGCTCGAGAACAGGGGCCTTACGAACACGTTCGCAATGAACAAGGGCGGCACCCAGGACATGGACGGGATAAAGTTCACGATGGTGCACGCCGACCATAGCTGCGGCATTCTCGAAGAGGACGGCACTATATCGTACGGCGGCGAGCCGGTGGGTTATATAATCGAGTTCGAGAACGGGTTCAGGGTTTACCACGCGGGCGATACGGCTGTATTCAGCGACATGAAGCTCATATCCGAGATATACAAGCCGGAGGTTGCATTCCTCCCGATTGGAGACCTGTACACGATGTCGCCGCTCGAAGCGTCGTATGCTTGCAGGTTCCTCAACGTCAAAAAGGTCGTTCCGATGCATTACGGGACGTTCCCGTCTCTCACGGGCACGCCGGATAAATTAAGGGAGCTCACGAAGGACATCTCCGGCCTCGAGATAATAGACATCAAGCCGGGCGAGACGCTGAGCTAG
- a CDS encoding archease translates to MLDCLVVSYEILEHTADVRIRASGNGLAGLLRGAVLGMAGLITDTDNVEAGESAAVEASGETPEELLVHLLGEVLYIHYTRKLVFRDAEVEVPDEGTLRAICTLTGEVYDPVRHELGYDIKAVTYHGLKIESAGDRLTAEIVLDV, encoded by the coding sequence ATGTTAGACTGTCTGGTGGTGAGCTACGAGATTCTGGAGCACACGGCCGACGTCAGGATAAGGGCTTCCGGGAACGGCCTGGCCGGGCTTTTAAGGGGCGCTGTCCTCGGCATGGCCGGCCTCATAACGGACACGGATAACGTGGAGGCCGGGGAGTCCGCGGCGGTCGAGGCCTCGGGAGAGACGCCCGAGGAGCTCCTCGTCCACCTGCTCGGCGAGGTCCTCTACATCCATTACACGCGGAAGCTGGTCTTCCGCGACGCTGAGGTCGAGGTCCCGGACGAAGGGACTCTCAGGGCGATATGCACGCTCACGGGCGAGGTTTACGATCCGGTTAGGCACGAGCTCGGATACGACATAAAGGCCGTGACGTATCACGGTTTGAAAATAGAAAGCGCGGGTGATAGATTAACGGCCGAAATCGTTTTAGACGTTTGA
- a CDS encoding RtcB family protein translates to MRIEKIHDNLWEIPMTGGMLVPGRVYASESLLERIKEDKALDQLVNVAHLPGIKKYAVAMPDIHWGYGFPIGGVAAMDAGEGVISPGGVGYDINCGVRLMSTGLSEHEVRPSLKKLVTTLFRNIPSGPGEGGRIKLSEKDYRGIFRKGAAWAVENGWGEERDLETTEDKGHFPGADPGAVSKRAFERGKDQAGTLGSGNHFLEVNVVDEIYDPVVAEAFGLRPGQVCVLIHSGSRGFGHQICTDYIDTMLGYMRREGLHLPDRQLACARIDSPEGRGYLAAFAAAVNYAWVNRQVLMHLARESFCEALGITHRELRGRLVYDVSHNIAKFEEHRVNGETARVCVHRKGATRAFPKGHRLIPEAYRGVGQPVFIPGDMGRGSYVLVGLQGALDETFGTCCHGAGRTLSRTKALREGKGRDLFSELENKGIIVMACGKKTVAEEMPDAYKDAGEVCRVVHDAGIAGMVARLRPIGVIKG, encoded by the coding sequence ATGAGGATCGAAAAGATACACGACAACCTTTGGGAGATTCCCATGACGGGCGGCATGCTCGTTCCGGGCAGGGTGTATGCGAGCGAAAGCCTGCTCGAAAGGATCAAGGAAGACAAGGCCCTCGACCAGCTCGTAAACGTGGCGCATCTTCCCGGGATAAAAAAATACGCCGTCGCGATGCCGGACATACACTGGGGCTACGGCTTTCCGATAGGGGGCGTCGCGGCTATGGACGCCGGGGAAGGCGTCATATCCCCGGGCGGCGTCGGGTACGACATAAACTGCGGCGTCAGGTTGATGTCTACCGGGCTTTCCGAGCACGAGGTAAGACCTTCATTGAAGAAACTCGTAACCACGCTTTTCAGGAATATACCGTCCGGCCCCGGCGAGGGCGGCAGGATAAAGCTCTCCGAAAAAGATTACAGGGGCATTTTCAGGAAGGGTGCGGCGTGGGCTGTCGAGAACGGGTGGGGCGAGGAGAGGGACCTCGAAACCACCGAAGACAAGGGCCATTTCCCCGGTGCGGATCCCGGGGCCGTGAGCAAAAGGGCGTTCGAGAGGGGGAAGGACCAGGCGGGGACCCTGGGCTCCGGAAACCATTTCCTCGAAGTGAACGTCGTGGACGAAATATACGATCCCGTCGTGGCCGAGGCTTTCGGGCTCCGGCCGGGGCAGGTATGCGTTCTTATTCATTCCGGATCGAGGGGGTTCGGGCACCAGATTTGCACGGACTATATAGACACGATGCTCGGCTACATGAGGCGGGAGGGTCTCCATCTCCCCGACAGGCAGCTCGCGTGCGCCCGCATAGACTCGCCCGAGGGCAGGGGCTATCTCGCCGCCTTCGCCGCCGCCGTCAATTACGCCTGGGTGAACAGGCAGGTGCTGATGCATCTCGCCAGGGAATCCTTCTGCGAGGCCCTGGGAATAACCCACCGCGAGCTCAGGGGGAGGCTCGTCTACGACGTCAGTCACAACATCGCGAAATTCGAGGAGCACCGCGTAAACGGCGAAACCGCGAGGGTCTGCGTTCACAGGAAGGGCGCGACGAGGGCCTTCCCCAAGGGGCACAGGCTCATACCCGAGGCGTACAGGGGCGTCGGACAGCCGGTTTTCATCCCCGGCGACATGGGAAGGGGCTCGTACGTTCTCGTCGGGCTCCAGGGCGCGCTGGACGAGACGTTCGGCACGTGCTGCCACGGCGCGGGCAGGACGCTCTCCCGGACGAAGGCGCTTCGGGAAGGGAAAGGGAGGGACCTCTTTTCCGAGCTCGAAAATAAAGGAATAATAGTGATGGCCTGCGGCAAGAAAACAGTCGCCGAGGAGATGCCCGACGCGTACAAGGACGCGGGCGAGGTCTGCCGCGTGGTGCACGACGCGGGCATAGCCGGGATGGTCGCACGGCTCCGGCCGATTGGAGTGATAAAAGGATAA
- the serS gene encoding serine--tRNA ligase encodes MLDSKYVEDNLEQVISGMKNRGAAFDAGRFSELAAERRRIIREVEGLEFKRNTGSKQFGELKRKGEHEAAEKLQAELKALSDNIKSLDVERTRVEGEFRDFLLGVPNIPHDSVPVGKDASGNVEVRKWGEPRAFGFLPKDHVEIGKTLDIIDLDRAAKITGARFALYKGAGARLERALINFMLDLHTGEHGYREVLPPFMANSASFIGTGNLPKFEEDLFKINNTDYYLVPTAEVPVTNIHRDEILDGGDLPVKYAAYTPCFRSEAGSYGKDVRGIIRQHQFNKVELVKFAEPESSFGELESLTADAARVLELLGLPFRIMLLCTGDMGFSSTKTYDIEVWVPSENTYREISSCSNFADFQARRASIRYRPSGGGKPRLVHTLNGSGLAVGRTLLAILENFQEEDGSVVIPEKLRPYMGGQEKITA; translated from the coding sequence ATGCTGGATTCAAAATACGTCGAGGATAATCTGGAACAGGTAATTTCAGGGATGAAGAACAGGGGCGCGGCTTTCGACGCCGGCAGGTTCTCGGAGCTCGCCGCCGAGAGGCGGCGCATCATCAGGGAAGTCGAAGGCCTCGAATTCAAAAGGAATACGGGCTCGAAGCAGTTCGGCGAGCTCAAGCGGAAAGGTGAGCACGAAGCAGCCGAAAAGCTCCAGGCGGAGCTCAAGGCCCTTTCGGACAATATAAAGTCGCTCGACGTGGAGAGGACCCGCGTCGAGGGGGAATTCAGGGATTTTCTCCTCGGGGTGCCCAATATTCCGCACGACAGCGTGCCCGTAGGTAAAGACGCCTCCGGTAACGTCGAGGTGCGGAAGTGGGGCGAGCCGCGCGCGTTCGGCTTTTTGCCCAAGGACCACGTCGAGATAGGGAAGACGCTCGACATAATAGACCTCGACAGGGCCGCCAAGATCACCGGTGCGAGGTTCGCTCTCTACAAGGGTGCGGGCGCGAGGCTCGAAAGGGCGCTCATAAACTTCATGCTCGACCTCCACACGGGCGAGCACGGCTACAGGGAAGTGCTCCCGCCGTTCATGGCCAACAGCGCGAGCTTTATCGGCACCGGCAACCTGCCCAAGTTCGAAGAGGACCTCTTCAAGATAAACAACACGGACTACTACCTCGTCCCGACGGCCGAGGTGCCCGTGACGAACATACACCGTGACGAGATACTGGACGGCGGCGACCTCCCGGTAAAATACGCCGCCTACACACCCTGCTTCAGGAGCGAGGCGGGCTCCTACGGCAAGGACGTCCGCGGAATCATAAGGCAGCACCAGTTCAACAAGGTCGAGCTGGTTAAATTCGCCGAGCCCGAGAGCTCTTTTGGCGAGCTCGAATCCCTCACCGCCGACGCCGCCCGCGTGCTCGAGCTCCTGGGCCTCCCGTTCAGGATAATGCTTCTCTGCACCGGGGACATGGGATTCTCCTCGACGAAGACCTACGACATAGAGGTCTGGGTGCCGAGCGAAAATACGTACAGGGAAATCTCGTCCTGCAGCAACTTCGCGGATTTTCAGGCGAGGAGGGCTTCTATAAGGTACAGGCCCTCCGGCGGGGGCAAGCCGCGCCTCGTCCATACGCTTAACGGCTCGGGGCTCGCGGTCGGGAGGACGCTCCTCGCAATACTCGAAAACTTCCAGGAAGAGGACGGCTCCGTCGTCATTCCCGAAAAGCTGAGGCCCTACATGGGCGGGCAGGAAAAAATTACCGCGTAA
- a CDS encoding PAS domain S-box protein yields MNRRKAPSVLIYSDDTTRREVEEALERLKMETAPVSTFAAVGERLKKGFVNVAIIDACNGPSKLPEALAGIKSISPETEIILLVPGGKAAVPQAAESLAYASIEKPLNKKFLYTLTSKALEKQGLSRTGTAPKDAQDTAKITGDSPLLSASVNSLNSAVTITDMNLNITYVNPAHVRTFGYAPEELMGKKNSILYPIDDPSGVSGKIYEALLMVGWEGERLALRKDGSAFQAYEKTSVIKDASGKQIGIVSIIDDITSRKRLQQALKESEERYRSFVETARSAIIAVDGDGKIILFNPAAEKIFGYSADEMINSEFGSLFPPEQKDALRLELGKGSGVSTLRGTTAELTALNKQREEFPVDVSFSTCRVDGRPITTAIIFDITERKSLQEQLLQSAKLAAIGELISGVTHEVNNPLAVVIGYSEMLLSESGMSQEATDAVKSIHGEAERAKKVIQNLLSFARKHSPQKEVIQVNDILEKTLGLTDYEMRKNGVKIIRDLDPDLPETVGDPNQLQQVFLNIIINAQHAMMEMPDERRITVRTRVKDKPGVSSAGTPSVIEIAFEDNGPGIPDKVLKKIFDPFYTTKPKGKGTGLGLSVSFGIIRDHGGTIQVKPNEERGVTFFIEIPA; encoded by the coding sequence ATGAACCGCAGGAAAGCGCCGTCCGTGCTCATTTATTCGGACGACACCACACGGAGAGAGGTTGAAGAAGCCCTGGAGAGGCTTAAAATGGAAACGGCCCCCGTCTCCACATTCGCCGCTGTAGGCGAGCGTTTGAAGAAGGGGTTCGTGAACGTAGCCATAATCGACGCATGTAACGGCCCGTCGAAGCTCCCGGAAGCGCTTGCCGGCATAAAATCCATATCCCCCGAGACCGAGATAATACTCCTCGTCCCGGGCGGGAAAGCCGCCGTGCCACAGGCAGCCGAGAGCCTGGCCTACGCGTCCATCGAAAAGCCGCTCAACAAGAAATTCTTATATACACTTACGTCCAAAGCCCTCGAAAAACAGGGTCTTTCAAGAACGGGAACCGCCCCTAAAGACGCACAGGACACGGCGAAGATAACGGGCGACAGCCCCCTCCTTTCCGCTTCCGTAAACAGCCTTAACTCGGCAGTCACGATTACGGATATGAACCTGAATATCACGTACGTGAACCCGGCCCACGTAAGGACGTTCGGCTACGCGCCCGAGGAGCTGATGGGGAAGAAGAATTCCATACTCTACCCCATCGACGACCCGTCCGGAGTCAGCGGGAAGATATACGAGGCGCTCCTTATGGTCGGCTGGGAAGGCGAAAGGCTCGCGCTCAGGAAGGACGGGAGCGCGTTTCAGGCGTACGAGAAGACGTCTGTCATAAAAGACGCCTCGGGGAAGCAGATCGGCATCGTAAGCATCATCGACGACATCACCTCCAGAAAGAGGCTCCAGCAAGCGCTAAAGGAATCCGAGGAACGTTACAGGTCGTTCGTCGAGACGGCCAGGAGCGCTATAATAGCCGTTGACGGCGACGGAAAGATAATTCTGTTCAACCCGGCTGCGGAGAAGATATTCGGTTACTCGGCCGACGAGATGATAAATTCCGAGTTCGGCTCCCTCTTCCCGCCGGAGCAGAAGGACGCGCTCAGGCTCGAGCTCGGAAAGGGGAGCGGCGTCTCCACCCTCAGGGGCACGACGGCGGAGCTCACCGCCCTTAATAAGCAGAGGGAGGAATTCCCCGTGGACGTTTCCTTTTCCACGTGCCGCGTGGACGGGCGCCCGATTACGACCGCCATCATATTCGACATAACGGAGAGGAAGAGCCTCCAGGAGCAGCTCCTCCAGTCGGCAAAGCTCGCCGCCATAGGAGAGCTCATATCGGGCGTCACGCACGAGGTCAATAACCCCCTCGCCGTCGTGATCGGCTACTCGGAGATGCTCCTCTCCGAGTCCGGAATGAGCCAGGAGGCCACGGACGCGGTAAAGTCCATTCACGGCGAGGCCGAGAGGGCGAAGAAGGTCATTCAGAACCTCCTTTCCTTCGCGCGGAAGCACAGCCCTCAGAAAGAGGTCATACAGGTAAACGACATACTCGAAAAGACGCTCGGGCTCACCGATTACGAAATGAGGAAGAACGGCGTCAAGATAATACGCGACCTCGATCCCGACCTGCCCGAAACGGTCGGCGACCCCAACCAGCTCCAGCAGGTGTTCTTAAATATCATCATCAACGCCCAGCACGCGATGATGGAGATGCCGGACGAGCGGCGCATAACCGTGAGGACGAGGGTGAAGGACAAGCCCGGAGTGAGCAGCGCAGGCACTCCGTCCGTCATAGAAATCGCGTTCGAGGACAACGGGCCCGGCATCCCCGACAAGGTACTGAAGAAGATATTCGACCCCTTCTATACCACGAAGCCAAAGGGAAAGGGGACGGGGCTCGGGCTTTCCGTATCGTTCGGAATAATAAGGGATCACGGCGGCACGATACAGGTGAAGCCGAACGAGGAAAGGGGCGTCACGTTTTTCATAGAGATCCCGGCCTGA
- the frr gene encoding ribosome recycling factor, which produces MKHILDEAEEKMSKSVHAFDSELSKMRTGRASTSLVEHITVDYYGTQTPVNQLATISTPEARTVLIQPWDTSAISAIEKAIMKSDLGINPTNDGKVIRLTLPVLTEERRKDMVKQVGKLAEDYRVSIRQIRKDTNGKVKDVEKDQHVPEDEAKKFLHRIQELTDKYILRINERFERKEKEILEI; this is translated from the coding sequence TTGAAGCATATACTGGACGAAGCGGAAGAGAAGATGTCGAAGTCGGTTCACGCCTTTGACTCCGAGCTTTCCAAGATGCGGACCGGAAGGGCCTCGACCTCCCTGGTCGAGCATATAACCGTCGATTATTACGGGACCCAGACGCCGGTAAACCAGCTCGCCACCATATCCACACCCGAGGCGAGGACCGTGCTGATCCAGCCCTGGGATACGAGCGCGATATCCGCGATCGAAAAGGCTATCATGAAATCCGACCTGGGCATAAACCCGACAAACGATGGGAAGGTCATAAGGCTCACTCTCCCCGTGCTGACCGAAGAGCGAAGGAAAGACATGGTCAAGCAGGTCGGAAAGCTCGCCGAGGACTACCGTGTGTCCATACGGCAGATAAGAAAGGATACGAACGGCAAGGTAAAGGACGTCGAAAAGGACCAGCACGTCCCCGAAGACGAAGCCAAGAAATTCCTCCATAGAATACAGGAGCTTACGGACAAGTACATACTCCGTATAAACGAAAGGTTCGAGAGGAAGGAAAAGGAAATTCTCGAAATCTGA
- the pyrH gene encoding UMP kinase, translated as MSSETTKPNLKYRKILLKLSGEALQGADGYGISSKALEAISEELAEVSGLGAEIAVVIGGGNIFRGVKGAETGIDRSTGDYMGMLATVINALALQDSLEKNGILTRVQTALEIKQVAEPYIRRRAIRHLEKGRVVIFAAGTGNPFFTTDTAATLRALEIGADLILKATKVDGVYNKDPMKHEDAVRFKELTYMEVLQKELKIMDATAISLCMQGNIPIIVFNLFERGNIKKVIMGKEIGTKVRSDKDE; from the coding sequence ATGAGCTCCGAAACAACCAAACCGAATTTAAAATACAGGAAGATACTCCTTAAGCTCAGCGGAGAGGCGCTCCAGGGCGCCGACGGATACGGCATCAGCTCGAAGGCCCTCGAAGCAATATCCGAAGAGCTCGCCGAGGTCTCGGGGCTGGGAGCCGAGATAGCCGTTGTCATCGGCGGAGGCAATATATTCAGGGGCGTAAAGGGAGCGGAGACCGGCATCGACAGGTCGACCGGCGATTACATGGGGATGCTCGCGACCGTGATCAACGCGCTCGCGCTCCAGGACTCGCTCGAAAAGAACGGCATATTGACGAGGGTGCAGACAGCTCTCGAGATAAAACAGGTAGCCGAGCCTTACATCAGGCGGAGGGCGATACGGCATCTCGAAAAAGGAAGGGTCGTCATTTTCGCGGCCGGCACGGGAAACCCGTTCTTCACGACGGACACCGCGGCTACCCTGAGGGCGCTCGAAATCGGGGCCGACCTTATACTAAAGGCGACAAAGGTCGACGGGGTATACAACAAGGACCCGATGAAGCACGAGGACGCCGTCAGGTTCAAGGAGCTCACGTACATGGAAGTCCTTCAAAAAGAGCTCAAGATCATGGATGCGACGGCGATTTCCCTCTGCATGCAGGGGAACATCCCGATAATTGTTTTCAATCTCTTCGAAAGAGGCAACATCAAGAAAGTAATCATGGGCAAAGAGATAGGAACAAAGGTAAGGAGCGATAAAGATGAGTGA